From Shewanella psychrophila, a single genomic window includes:
- a CDS encoding type II secretion system F family protein, translated as MFALFASLLVISLMVSAISCWHYYRQYRHVRQRLLTVTKIQTQEKSTAKSLFGWEKEASPWLRWLKRLESRIDNLFGIKGKYYLYLGLFITGGISWGMSGFLPTHVRLALVLIVPTLGFLGFFWFMRSAQLKQFDQAFPQVLGQISRAVAAGISVPQAIAQVSEYQQGFLGREFELIRDRLAIGIGLKQALEQACYRLPYASFHFFTVALILNQENGGQLREVLHSLGRTLHDNSAIKMKIKSLTAEPRMTALILACLPLILIGIMFFKNPSSFEVLTDTAAGHNVLLYVVSSIVLGLGIINVLTKVRP; from the coding sequence ATGTTTGCTCTGTTTGCTAGCCTCTTGGTTATTAGCCTGATGGTCAGCGCCATATCATGCTGGCATTACTATAGACAGTACCGTCATGTACGCCAACGTCTATTGACTGTGACTAAGATCCAAACCCAAGAAAAATCGACTGCTAAGTCTCTCTTTGGCTGGGAGAAGGAGGCGAGTCCCTGGCTGCGCTGGCTAAAGAGGCTAGAGTCTCGCATCGATAACCTATTTGGCATCAAAGGAAAGTATTACCTTTATTTAGGCCTGTTTATTACTGGGGGGATCAGCTGGGGAATGAGTGGTTTTCTACCCACTCATGTTCGTCTGGCATTGGTATTAATTGTACCTACTTTGGGCTTTTTGGGGTTTTTCTGGTTTATGCGCTCGGCGCAGTTAAAGCAGTTCGATCAAGCCTTTCCTCAGGTACTAGGCCAAATCTCCCGCGCCGTGGCTGCTGGTATCTCTGTGCCCCAGGCCATAGCTCAGGTGTCTGAATATCAGCAGGGATTTCTCGGTCGTGAGTTCGAGCTTATTCGCGACAGGTTAGCCATCGGCATAGGCCTTAAACAGGCCTTGGAGCAGGCCTGTTACCGTTTGCCCTATGCCAGTTTTCACTTTTTCACCGTGGCGCTGATTTTAAATCAGGAGAATGGTGGTCAGTTGAGAGAAGTACTCCATAGCCTGGGCCGAACTCTGCACGATAACAGTGCCATAAAGATGAAAATCAAGAGTCTGACCGCCGAGCCTAGAATGACGGCGCTGATTTTAGCCTGTTTGCCTTTGATATTGATTGGCATCATGTTTTTCAAGAACCCTAGTTCATTCGAAGTACTTACTGATACCGCTGCCGGACACAATGTCTTGCTCTATGTGGTTTCCAGCATAGTGCTGGGACTTGGCATCATTAATGTTTTGACTAAGGTGCGACCATAA
- a CDS encoding CpaF family protein, whose translation MFGRKISAHQNPSSHSGAATMNESVKDSERQQSRFALIHSEVMLAIEPAVVVQLSREELETRTFEAVGDIAQRHQLPMGGQEQKQIMLRLVDEMLGLGPLQVLIDDPDVTDIMVNGHKEVFIEHRGKLKSAEISFRDEEHVLNLARRIVSRIGRRIDETNPMVDARLPDGSRVNVLIPPLALDGTCISIRKFSDNKRSLSQLAELGAMSSDMVTLLDIIARCRVNVLISGGTGAGKTTLLNAMSFGFSPEERIITIEDAAELKLAQPHVIRIETRPASSEGLEAVDQRRLLKNALRMRPDRIILGEVRGAEAFDMMQAMNTGHDGSMCTLHANSPSDALIRLENMLLMAEVNLPPSALRRQIASTIDIIVQIERMRDGRRRVTNITELVGLEGEQYLTHDLFSFDYQGQDSQGNVLGQFVADRKVPRFVEKARYYQLDTRLKQVMGVN comes from the coding sequence ATGTTCGGACGGAAAATATCGGCTCATCAAAACCCGTCATCTCACTCTGGTGCGGCAACGATGAATGAATCAGTCAAAGACTCAGAGCGCCAGCAGAGTCGATTCGCCTTGATCCATAGTGAGGTGATGCTGGCCATAGAGCCTGCCGTAGTGGTTCAGTTATCCCGTGAAGAGCTGGAGACTCGTACCTTCGAGGCCGTGGGTGATATAGCCCAACGTCATCAACTGCCGATGGGCGGTCAGGAGCAGAAACAGATCATGCTGCGTCTGGTGGATGAGATGCTAGGTTTGGGGCCGCTGCAAGTGTTAATCGATGATCCCGATGTGACTGACATCATGGTTAATGGCCACAAAGAAGTGTTTATCGAGCACAGAGGTAAGCTTAAATCGGCAGAAATCAGTTTTCGAGATGAAGAGCATGTGCTGAATCTGGCTCGTCGTATTGTGAGCCGCATTGGCCGAAGGATCGATGAGACTAATCCTATGGTCGATGCTCGTTTGCCCGATGGCAGTCGTGTCAATGTGCTTATCCCACCCCTGGCCCTGGATGGCACCTGTATTTCCATCCGTAAATTCAGTGATAACAAGCGTAGCTTGAGCCAGCTAGCAGAGCTAGGGGCCATGTCATCAGATATGGTGACCTTGCTTGATATCATAGCCCGTTGTCGGGTGAATGTACTGATATCCGGTGGAACGGGGGCGGGTAAGACCACACTATTAAATGCTATGTCATTTGGTTTCTCCCCCGAGGAGCGGATCATCACCATCGAAGATGCGGCAGAATTAAAGCTGGCACAACCCCATGTCATACGTATCGAGACGCGTCCTGCAAGCAGTGAAGGTCTGGAAGCGGTTGATCAGCGTCGTTTGCTCAAGAACGCCCTACGTATGCGTCCAGATCGTATCATTCTCGGCGAAGTTCGTGGTGCCGAGGCATTCGACATGATGCAGGCCATGAATACGGGTCACGACGGTTCCATGTGTACCTTGCATGCAAACTCGCCATCCGATGCCCTGATCCGTCTGGAAAACATGCTGTTGATGGCAGAGGTTAATCTGCCGCCATCGGCCCTGCGTCGTCAGATCGCTTCAACCATAGATATCATAGTGCAGATCGAGAGAATGCGGGATGGCCGCCGTCGGGTGACAAATATCACCGAGCTGGTTGGTCTAGAAGGAGAGCAATACCTTACCCATGATCTGTTTAGTTTCGATTATCAGGGTCAGGATAGCCAAGGTAATGTGTTGGGTCAGTTTGTGGCTGATCGAAAAGTGCCACGGTTTGTCGAAAAGGCAAGATATTACCAGCTAGATACCCGACTCAAGCAAGTGATGGGAGTGAATTAA
- a CDS encoding AAA family ATPase translates to MTSNIYKIQDTESQVDYTQYRVASSEQGKRIAVASAKGGAGSTSIAANLAWVLSQQLDNRVACADLDFVSGDLDLHLNISANNRLTEMLQYPERLEPIVFERSGVKAAEKLHVFTGYSQQLAQEFWPDSAAFEATSIFCQQQTDYLIWDIPSFCLRDSVGFEAICSADIRIVIIEPTLASIRHTNQLLTQLVTDHDQQTILILNHTKPEKASLISLADVNQAMGQAVDLVIPFSPEKMLSTATLGSQVADDNGRLGRVFKQLGVKVTGEQQAASSGLKRWFRRG, encoded by the coding sequence ATGACTTCAAATATTTACAAAATTCAGGATACCGAGTCTCAGGTTGACTATACACAATATAGGGTTGCGTCGAGCGAGCAGGGTAAACGCATCGCCGTCGCCAGTGCCAAGGGAGGAGCGGGTAGTACCAGTATCGCCGCTAACCTTGCATGGGTGTTATCGCAGCAACTGGATAATCGGGTCGCCTGCGCCGACCTAGACTTTGTCAGTGGTGACTTAGATCTGCACCTGAACATCAGTGCCAATAACAGGCTTACCGAGATGTTGCAGTACCCCGAGCGCCTTGAGCCCATAGTATTTGAGCGTAGCGGAGTAAAGGCGGCGGAAAAACTGCATGTCTTTACCGGCTATAGCCAGCAGCTGGCTCAAGAGTTTTGGCCTGACTCGGCGGCTTTTGAAGCGACATCGATTTTCTGTCAGCAACAGACAGATTATCTTATCTGGGATATACCTTCCTTCTGCCTTCGTGACAGCGTTGGTTTCGAGGCTATTTGTAGCGCCGATATTCGCATCGTCATCATAGAACCGACTCTGGCTTCGATTCGCCATACTAATCAGCTGTTGACTCAACTGGTCACAGATCATGATCAGCAGACGATATTGATCCTCAATCATACTAAGCCGGAAAAGGCCTCGCTGATCTCATTAGCTGACGTCAATCAAGCCATGGGGCAAGCTGTTGATCTGGTGATCCCATTTAGCCCGGAGAAGATGTTATCCACTGCGACGCTTGGAAGCCAAGTTGCCGATGATAATGGCCGATTAGGCAGGGTGTTTAAGCAACTCGGTGTCAAAGTCACGGGTGAGCAGCAAGCTGCTTCTAGTGGCTTGAAACGCTGGTTCAGGAGAGGCTGA
- a CDS encoding CpaD family pilus assembly lipoprotein, producing MRLIVLLLLSSLLVACSGDPIQRKPDIAIEAMTNVFSLQLVAEALDDEDRRALQTFILHLGDPASLRVRIDIHSPKGEKVLNSVQDLMHFKNIYPSQIQTARLESAASADLTLVVESYRTLVRHCDAGKEAKTVLNSFKRSANFGCANASALAQMVSNPQDLVVGETLSSTEGRKAVSTLDSYYKQPNAPLRESSPISGALSGGSGN from the coding sequence ATGCGTTTAATTGTTTTATTACTGCTTAGTAGTTTGCTTGTGGCTTGCTCTGGCGATCCTATACAACGGAAACCCGATATCGCTATCGAGGCGATGACTAATGTGTTTTCTCTGCAACTTGTTGCTGAGGCATTGGATGACGAAGATAGGCGTGCTCTGCAAACATTTATTTTACATCTGGGTGATCCGGCCAGCCTTAGGGTGCGAATCGATATTCACTCTCCAAAAGGGGAGAAGGTGCTGAATTCGGTGCAGGACTTGATGCACTTCAAAAATATATATCCTTCTCAGATCCAGACCGCTCGATTGGAGTCTGCTGCCTCGGCGGATCTGACTCTGGTTGTCGAGTCATATCGCACCTTAGTGCGTCATTGTGATGCAGGTAAAGAGGCGAAGACGGTTCTCAATAGTTTTAAACGTTCAGCTAACTTTGGTTGTGCCAATGCCAGTGCACTGGCTCAGATGGTGTCGAATCCCCAGGATCTTGTCGTGGGCGAGACATTATCCTCCACCGAGGGTCGAAAGGCTGTATCGACACTGGATTCATATTATAAACAGCCAAATGCCCCATTGAGGGAGTCTTCTCCAATCTCTGGCGCGTTATCAGGCGGCTCAGGAAATTAA
- a CDS encoding type II and III secretion system protein family protein, with amino-acid sequence MIKVIISFVCVLLFCGTSQAESLNVTLSVTLNKAELVQLPKTAKSIFISSNTIANYQALTNTKIMVFGKQAGTTSLYVLDNAENVIYSATVKVSHNVDELNSLIKNEFPDALVSAESIAGKLFLKGRVPTPTMAEKIVRLSEGYVSQPQSSKGKQQGGKSSGQSKGGKQQGQNGGGQQAQSSSSKKAELINQLEITMSTQVNLRVRIAEVSRNVSNKLGIKWGSQGFGTGKLAFVDGLGWSNLSVMVDALSTNGMISVLAEPNLTAISGEKASFLVGGEVPIPLIYGDTASIEYKPFGVRLDFKPTVLSPNRISLQIEPEVSTLSQSTNIVMGDSSFPIFMTRKASTTIELASGQSFALGGLLQSNDIEQMQKMPWIGDIPILGALFRSNEFKREETELIIIATAYLVDPTRGDSLPLPTDGLIPLSDVERLLAWPHRGVNALPDQHINPNDNRQLRLLGDNGFYY; translated from the coding sequence GTGATTAAAGTTATTATCTCCTTTGTGTGTGTGCTGCTATTTTGCGGGACATCACAAGCCGAGTCATTAAATGTGACTCTATCCGTGACCTTAAATAAAGCCGAGTTGGTACAACTCCCTAAAACGGCAAAGTCCATATTTATATCCAGTAATACTATTGCCAACTATCAGGCATTGACCAATACCAAGATCATGGTATTTGGTAAGCAGGCTGGAACCACTTCTCTTTACGTACTCGATAATGCCGAGAATGTTATTTACTCGGCAACTGTGAAGGTTAGCCACAACGTTGATGAGCTTAATAGCTTAATCAAGAATGAATTTCCCGATGCCTTAGTGAGTGCAGAATCCATTGCGGGTAAGCTATTTCTGAAGGGGCGGGTGCCGACACCTACTATGGCTGAGAAGATAGTTCGCCTGTCTGAAGGCTATGTTTCCCAACCTCAGTCCTCGAAAGGTAAACAGCAAGGAGGGAAATCTTCTGGTCAGTCTAAAGGGGGCAAACAACAAGGTCAGAATGGCGGTGGACAACAAGCGCAATCGAGTAGCTCAAAGAAAGCTGAGCTGATCAATCAGCTGGAAATCACCATGTCGACTCAGGTTAACCTGAGAGTGAGGATCGCCGAGGTATCACGTAACGTATCGAATAAACTCGGTATCAAGTGGGGCTCTCAGGGATTTGGTACTGGAAAACTTGCTTTCGTCGATGGTTTGGGCTGGAGCAATCTTTCTGTCATGGTCGACGCGCTCTCGACTAACGGCATGATATCTGTATTAGCCGAGCCAAACCTGACGGCGATTAGCGGCGAGAAGGCCTCTTTTCTCGTGGGAGGAGAGGTGCCAATTCCCCTTATTTATGGCGATACTGCCAGTATCGAATATAAGCCATTCGGTGTACGTCTGGACTTTAAACCTACTGTACTGAGCCCGAATCGGATCAGTCTGCAGATAGAACCTGAAGTTAGTACTCTGTCCCAGAGCACTAATATTGTTATGGGGGATTCATCCTTTCCGATATTTATGACACGTAAGGCATCGACCACCATAGAACTTGCCAGCGGGCAGAGCTTCGCTCTGGGTGGTTTGCTGCAGTCTAACGATATCGAACAGATGCAAAAGATGCCCTGGATTGGCGATATTCCCATTCTTGGTGCCTTGTTTCGCTCCAATGAATTTAAGCGTGAGGAGACTGAGCTGATCATCATAGCCACTGCATACCTGGTCGATCCCACCAGGGGAGATTCACTGCCTCTACCCACCGACGGGCTCATTCCATTGAGCGATGTCGAGCGCCTATTGGCCTGGCCTCATCGTGGCGTGAACGCTTTGCCGGATCAGCACATTAACCCGAACGATAATCGTCAATTGCGTCTGCTTGGCGACAATGGATTCTATTACTGA
- the cpaB gene encoding Flp pilus assembly protein CpaB produces the protein MTVKRLMYFSVFISLAGLIGLYLSISAPQKQMYIKSENVRQEILVAKQDIKSGQRFGASLFEWKLVNEDELTSLLDHISKETFDILKFNDSVLAGSFIAGHIMSQSDFLKPEEGGFLSVSLRPGYRAVSVPVDQVTANSGLVGPGDSVDVLLLASQEQELRTRGNEAQSLYVKTIAKNVRVLAFNDAVKVEQYMEAQKKYKGFIPDDSAVTLEVLAEQANRIILANQLGRLTLVLRSNNDLADASNNKDQINISDIFPDIKRVQPNLGLVEFRADERRVMNKTGDKSD, from the coding sequence ATGACAGTAAAACGTTTAATGTATTTCTCGGTTTTTATATCTCTTGCTGGCCTTATAGGTTTGTATTTGAGTATTTCTGCGCCCCAGAAGCAGATGTATATAAAATCGGAGAATGTAAGACAAGAAATTCTCGTGGCCAAACAGGATATTAAATCGGGTCAGCGGTTCGGCGCTTCTTTATTTGAATGGAAGTTGGTGAATGAAGACGAATTGACCAGCTTGCTGGATCACATAAGTAAGGAAACGTTTGATATCCTTAAGTTCAATGACTCAGTGCTTGCTGGCTCATTTATCGCAGGGCATATCATGAGCCAGTCGGACTTTCTTAAGCCAGAAGAGGGAGGCTTTCTGTCGGTATCGCTTCGCCCCGGATACCGAGCCGTGTCTGTGCCTGTCGATCAGGTCACTGCTAACTCAGGGCTTGTGGGCCCCGGCGATTCTGTCGATGTTCTATTACTCGCTTCTCAGGAACAGGAGCTTCGCACTCGGGGCAATGAGGCTCAGAGTCTGTATGTGAAAACTATAGCTAAAAATGTTCGCGTCCTTGCCTTTAACGATGCCGTGAAAGTTGAACAATATATGGAGGCACAGAAGAAGTATAAAGGTTTTATTCCTGATGATAGTGCGGTGACATTAGAAGTATTAGCCGAGCAGGCAAACAGAATAATATTAGCTAATCAATTAGGCCGATTGACTCTTGTCTTGCGCAGTAACAATGACCTGGCAGATGCTAGTAATAACAAAGATCAAATTAATATCTCAGATATATTTCCCGATATTAAACGAGTTCAACCCAATTTAGGTTTAGTTGAATTTAGAGCCGATGAAAGACGTGTGATGAATAAAACAGGAGACAAGAGTGATTAA
- a CDS encoding Flp family type IVb pilin, with translation MMNMMKKKQRGAAAIEYAILAAAMSLIMFSFLGEDGKLTKAIDAAYETIVTKLETIQED, from the coding sequence ATGATGAATATGATGAAGAAAAAACAGCGCGGCGCAGCCGCTATCGAATATGCAATATTAGCGGCGGCGATGTCTCTTATTATGTTTAGTTTCCTTGGCGAAGATGGCAAATTGACTAAGGCTATTGATGCCGCCTACGAGACAATAGTGACCAAGTTGGAAACGATTCAGGAAGATTAA